TAAAAAATGGCCGATCTTTTTAATGATTGGTTCAATGGAATCGCCATCTTTTAAAATATCGTATTCATTAATATTTAATCGTAAGACAGGGCATGAATTAAAGTTATTAATCCAGTTTTCATAACGCCCATGCATCTCTTTCCAATACTCAATTGGCGTTTGCTGTTCCATCGGACGTCCACGTTCTTGGATACGATCAACGATATCATCGAAAGAACCTTCTAAGTAGATTAGTAAATCTGGATGAGGGAAGTAAGGAGTCATGACCATAGCGTCAAATAAACCTTTATATGTTTCATAATCAGTTTCCGTCATTGTACCCTTTTCGTGATGCATTTTTGCAAAAATGCCAGTGTCTTCATAGATAGAGCGATCTTGAACAAAACCACCACCGTATTCAAAAATCCTTTTTTGTTCTTTAAATCGTTCTGCTAAAAAGTACACTTGTAAGTGAAAGCTCCAGCGTGTGAAATCAGCATAGAACTTGTCCAAATACGGGTTAGAATCTACCTTTTCAAATGATGTGCGATATCCTAAAGCGTTAGCTAATGCAGTTGTCATAGTGGATTTACCGACACCTACTGTTCCAGCGATAGTGATTACTGCGTCATTTGGTATATCATATTTTTGCCTTAAATTCATTATTATTTCGACTCCTTTAAGAGAGTATTTTGAAGGGCAGATAGGATGACGTTTAAATCATCAGGATTTTTTACAAAA
This genomic window from Bacillus anthracis str. Vollum contains:
- a CDS encoding deoxynucleoside kinase gives rise to the protein MNLRQKYDIPNDAVITIAGTVGVGKSTMTTALANALGYRTSFEKVDSNPYLDKFYADFTRWSFHLQVYFLAERFKEQKRIFEYGGGFVQDRSIYEDTGIFAKMHHEKGTMTETDYETYKGLFDAMVMTPYFPHPDLLIYLEGSFDDIVDRIQERGRPMEQQTPIEYWKEMHGRYENWINNFNSCPVLRLNINEYDILKDGDSIEPIIKKIGHFLKQTRKLVK